In Patagioenas fasciata isolate bPatFas1 chromosome 18, bPatFas1.hap1, whole genome shotgun sequence, a genomic segment contains:
- the NDUFAF8 gene encoding NADH dehydrogenase [ubiquinone] 1 alpha subcomplex assembly factor 8, with protein MSGRGVWQRARARLRRFPELLAGCGEQAAAYGRCVAAAAAGPAELRRDQCLREFRALRDCLARAAKATPQ; from the exons ATGTCGGGCCGGGGCGTGTGGCAGCGGGCGCGGGCGCGGCTGCGGCGCTTCCCGGAGCTGCTGGCGGGGTGCGGGGAGCAG GCAGCTGCCTACGGGCGGtgcgtggcggcggcggcggccgggccggcggAGCTGCGGCGGGACCAGTGTCTGCGGGAGTTCCGGGCGCTGCGGGACTGCCTGGCCCGGGCG GCGAAGGCGACGCCGCAGTGA